A segment of the Agromyces sp. H17E-10 genome:
GTGGATGCCCTGAGCCCACGCCCCCTGGAGGACCCATCATGACCATCGCGACCGTGCCCACCGCACGCGACCTCGACCCCTACGACGGGATCCCCGTCGGCCTCATCGACGACCTGCCCGACGTCGGCGGCGACGCCACGACGACCCGCCGCGCGGGCCTCGGCAACTCGTTCGACCGCGTGCAGTCGGCCCTGCAGGGTTGGCTGCGGCACTGGGAGCCGCTCGAGCTGCCCGCCTTCACCCCCGTTCGCGACGTCATGCCCGACGACGATCGCGGCCGCAGCTCGCTGAAGGCGGCGCCGACGCGCGCCGACGGCTCGGTGCGCCTCACCGCGAGCCTCTACGACCCGCCCAAGCACGACGCCGACCGCGGCCCGCTCGCCTGGTCGCGCAACTGGGCGAGCGCCGCGGTGCTGCCGCCCGCACGCGAGTCGGGCCGGCTCTTCTACCGCTTCAGCGTGTCGAGCCGGCTCGTGCTCGACGGCCATGCCTCGCTCAGCCTCGTCTCGACGAGCGTCAACTTCGGCGTCGTCGCCGACGCGGCGAAGCAGAGCCCCTTCCAGGCGCCCGGCTTCGCGACGCCGATCGTCAGGCCGCTCGTGGGCGTGCAGGCCCGCGCCGAGGTCGACGCGCAGGCGTCGCAGGTGTTCGAAGGGTCGATCGCGGTGCGCCAGGGCGAGACCCCGGCGATGGCGTTCGTGATCGGCACCGACGTGCTCTTCGAGGACGGCTGGGTGCGCCTGCACGAAGGCTCGAGCACGTGGGTCGGCCCGGCCGAGCCCGGCGCGAGCGGCACGGTCGAGTTCCGCTACGCGCCCGCCGCCGTGCTGCGCGTCATCGGGCACCTCGACGACCCGCACACGTTCGACTGACCGGTCGCCGGGCTCGGCCCGGCGCCGTCAGACTCCGCCCGCCGAGAGCTCGCCGAGCGGCCACGATCCCGCGATCCGGCCGTGATGCGAGGTCTCCGGCGGGCGGAGTCGCACGAGTGCGACCGTGCCGAGGTCGAGCCGCTCACCCCGATGCACGCGGCCGTGACGCTTCGCCGTCACGTGCGGGCGGAAGTCGGGTCGCAGGCGCACGAGGTCGACGCCGAGTTCGCGCAGCCTCGCGATCGTCGCGGCCCGCAGGGCGGCGATCTCACCGCCGTCGCGCACGAGCGAGACGGGGATGTCGCGGCGGGGGCCGAACATCGCGTCGTCGCCGACCGCGACCGAGATCGGCCGCGGTGCGGCCTCGCGCGCGACGCCCGCCAGCGCCGCCACCAGCGCGTCGGCGTCGAGGTCGGTCTCGAACGGTTCGACGAGGGTCACGTGCAGCGGCCATTGCGCGACCGTGAACACCTCGCCGGCGGCGAGGGGCTCCAGCGGCAGCACCACGACGTACCGTGCCATCAGCGGGCAGTGGCCGTCGCCGATTCGTCGTCGCCGACGACCGTCGCGTCGTCGTCGCGCGGTTCACCCGCCGTCGTGTCACGCCGCCGCTGCCACGGCCATCGCCCGTCGATCTCGACCGCGAGCGACCAGCTGAGGAACGTCCGGATGAGCACGATGATGCCGAGCACGCCGACCGACTCGAGCGTCGGGGTGACGGCGACGGTGCGGATGATATCGGCGGCGACGAGCAGTTCGAGGCCGATCAGGATGCCCCGGCCGAGCACCCTGCGGAAGCGTTCGTAGACCGGTCCCGTGTTGCGCAGGCGCCGGACCGCGGCATCCACCATCGCGTACAGCACCCCGATGACGATCGCGAGCACGCCGACGACGTCGATGACCTCGCCCGCGCGGGTGATGATCTGGCCGAAGTCCATGGCACCCTCCTGCCGCACACGCTAGACCCGGGTGGGGCGGAGGCCCGTCGACGCAGCCCGCGTGGCGCGGAGGCGGGGACGCGAAGGGGGCGGACGCCGGCCGGCGTCCGCCCCCTCGGGACCGCGGTGATCGCTACTCGGCGACGGGCGACGAGGCGTGCTCGAGGTGGTAGCGCAGGCTCGAGAGCTCGGCCTTCAGCGCCGCGGGCACGCGGTCGCCGAACTGGGCGAAGTACTCGTCGGTCAGGTCGCACTCGGCGAGCCACGAGTCACGGTCCACGTCGAAGAGCTGCGCGAGGGTCTCGTCGCTGAGTTCGAGGCCGTCGAGGTCGAGCGAGTCGGCGGCCGGCAGCAGGCCGATGGGGGTCTCGACCGTGTCGGCGGTGCCCTCGACGCGGCCGACGATCCACTCGAGCACGCGCGAGTTCTCGCCGAACCCGGGCCACAGGAACGAGCCGTCGGCGCCCTTGCGGAACCAGTTGACCTGGAAGATCTTCGGCGCGTTCTGGCCGAGCACGCGGCCCA
Coding sequences within it:
- a CDS encoding 2'-5' RNA ligase family protein; protein product: MARYVVVLPLEPLAAGEVFTVAQWPLHVTLVEPFETDLDADALVAALAGVAREAAPRPISVAVGDDAMFGPRRDIPVSLVRDGGEIAALRAATIARLRELGVDLVRLRPDFRPHVTAKRHGRVHRGERLDLGTVALVRLRPPETSHHGRIAGSWPLGELSAGGV
- a CDS encoding DUF1622 domain-containing protein, giving the protein MDFGQIITRAGEVIDVVGVLAIVIGVLYAMVDAAVRRLRNTGPVYERFRRVLGRGILIGLELLVAADIIRTVAVTPTLESVGVLGIIVLIRTFLSWSLAVEIDGRWPWQRRRDTTAGEPRDDDATVVGDDESATATAR